One Deinococcus sp. LM3 genomic region harbors:
- a CDS encoding 2'-5' RNA ligase family protein produces the protein MTLLPAPTGAPGPLYSIVAWPPETLDSWLRRLQERLNVRGFGLPHLNLRAPFQTPLGSPELVDACRGVLRGQAAFDVQIRGWKQVPGVIFLECELSAELRALHDRTLTIEPSSRARYDGPEYRPHLTLALGVLPWAEPLLWEAVRDLTPPVTSFRVEALSLTREHRGEVQELHTFPLAGPADPAPAPAAESAPS, from the coding sequence ATGACCCTGCTGCCCGCCCCGACCGGGGCGCCCGGCCCGCTGTACTCGATCGTGGCGTGGCCCCCGGAAACCCTCGACAGCTGGCTGCGGCGCCTGCAGGAACGCCTGAACGTGCGCGGCTTCGGCCTGCCGCACCTGAACCTCCGCGCGCCCTTCCAGACGCCCCTGGGCAGTCCGGAACTCGTGGACGCCTGCCGGGGCGTCCTGCGCGGCCAGGCGGCCTTCGACGTGCAGATCCGCGGCTGGAAGCAGGTGCCCGGCGTGATCTTCCTGGAATGCGAACTCAGCGCCGAACTGCGCGCCCTGCACGACCGGACCCTGACCATCGAACCCTCCAGCCGCGCCCGTTACGACGGCCCCGAGTACCGCCCGCACCTGACCCTGGCCCTGGGGGTCCTGCCGTGGGCCGAACCGCTGCTGTGGGAGGCCGTGCGCGACCTGACGCCGCCCGTCACGTCCTTCCGGGTCGAGGCGCTGAGCCTGACGCGCGAACACCGGGGCGAGGTGCAGGAACTCCACACCTTCCCGCTGGCCGGCCCCGCCGACCCTGCCCCCGCACCCGCCGCCGAGAGCGCCCCCAGCTGA
- a CDS encoding metalloregulator ArsR/SmtB family transcription factor — protein MSAATLPVPQAPAPERTKTRLLELVKRHGAQTAQDLAQGLDISVPAARRHLCDLQEQGLVEARTERPGGRGRPQHVYALTERGEAAFPKTYSSLCVDVLRHIESLFGGEALLKVLDARNAEIAGRFRSELAGDLPLGERVQNLVRRLNEHGFDASAVQDERGQWTFTQHNCPNLTVARQYSQLCSAEITLYGDLLGVPVTRETRIACGQGSCRYRVG, from the coding sequence ATGAGCGCCGCGACCCTGCCCGTCCCGCAGGCCCCCGCACCGGAACGCACCAAGACCCGGCTGCTGGAACTCGTCAAACGGCACGGCGCCCAGACCGCGCAGGACCTCGCGCAGGGCCTGGACATCAGCGTTCCGGCCGCGCGCCGGCACCTGTGCGACCTGCAGGAACAGGGACTGGTCGAGGCCCGCACCGAACGGCCCGGCGGCCGGGGCCGCCCGCAGCACGTGTACGCCCTGACCGAGCGGGGCGAGGCGGCCTTCCCGAAAACGTACTCCAGTCTGTGCGTGGACGTCCTGCGGCACATCGAGAGCCTGTTCGGCGGCGAGGCACTCCTGAAAGTCCTCGACGCCCGCAACGCCGAGATCGCCGGCCGGTTCCGCAGCGAACTGGCGGGCGACCTGCCGCTCGGCGAGCGCGTGCAGAACCTCGTGCGCCGCCTGAACGAGCACGGCTTCGACGCCAGCGCCGTTCAGGACGAGCGGGGCCAGTGGACCTTCACGCAGCACAACTGCCCGAACCTGACCGTCGCCCGCCAGTACTCGCAGCTGTGCAGCGCCGAGATCACCCTGTACGGCGACCTGCTGGGCGTCCCGGTCACGCGCGAGACCCGCATCGCCTGCGGGCAGGGCAGCTGCCGTTACCGGGTCGGGTAA
- a CDS encoding Mrp/NBP35 family ATP-binding protein, which translates to MREAVMAALSTVNDPELHRDLVSLGMIEQATVDSGVASVKVNLTTPACPLKGKIEGDVREAVLAVPGITRVDVTFGAMVRPPAQPALPGVKHVLLVGSGKGGVGKSSVAVNIAASLARDGARVGLLDADVYGPSVAHMMGQGGAKVTANAERKMQPIEAHGVKFVSMGNLSPAGQALVWRGPMLHSAVQQFLKDAAWGELDYLIVDLPPGTGDVQLSLTQTIQVTGAVIVTTPQDVALIDAARAIDMFRKASVPVLGVVENMSYFVAPDTGHTYDLFGRGGSRKLGEEYPLLGEIPIDIDVRQDSDRGTPAVLAHPHSAAAQALTQVARNLAGQVSVRSLAQSLADLPDQLTVV; encoded by the coding sequence ATGCGTGAAGCCGTGATGGCCGCCCTGAGTACCGTGAACGATCCGGAACTCCACCGTGATCTCGTCTCCCTGGGCATGATCGAACAGGCCACCGTGGATTCGGGTGTGGCCAGCGTGAAGGTGAACCTCACGACGCCCGCCTGCCCGCTGAAAGGCAAGATCGAAGGGGACGTGCGCGAGGCCGTCCTGGCGGTGCCCGGCATCACGCGCGTGGATGTCACCTTCGGCGCGATGGTCCGCCCCCCCGCGCAACCGGCCCTGCCCGGCGTCAAGCACGTCCTGCTGGTCGGCAGCGGCAAGGGCGGCGTGGGCAAGAGCAGCGTCGCCGTGAACATCGCCGCCAGCCTCGCCCGTGACGGCGCGCGCGTGGGTCTGCTCGACGCCGACGTGTACGGCCCCAGCGTGGCGCACATGATGGGACAGGGCGGCGCGAAAGTCACCGCGAACGCCGAACGCAAGATGCAGCCCATCGAGGCGCACGGCGTGAAGTTCGTGTCCATGGGGAACCTCTCGCCGGCCGGGCAGGCGCTGGTGTGGCGCGGCCCGATGCTGCACTCGGCCGTGCAGCAGTTCCTGAAAGACGCCGCCTGGGGCGAACTCGACTACCTGATCGTGGACCTGCCCCCCGGCACCGGGGACGTGCAGCTGTCCCTCACGCAGACCATTCAGGTGACGGGCGCCGTGATCGTCACCACTCCGCAGGACGTCGCGCTGATCGACGCGGCCCGCGCCATCGACATGTTCCGCAAGGCCAGCGTGCCGGTGCTGGGCGTCGTGGAGAACATGAGTTACTTCGTGGCGCCCGACACGGGGCACACCTACGACCTGTTCGGCCGGGGCGGCAGCCGCAAGCTGGGCGAGGAGTACCCGCTGCTGGGCGAGATTCCCATCGACATCGACGTCCGCCAGGACAGCGACCGGGGCACGCCCGCCGTGCTGGCCCACCCGCACTCGGCCGCCGCGCAGGCCCTCACGCAGGTCGCCCGGAACCTCGCCGGACAGGTCAGCGTCCGCTCGCTCGCGCAGTCCCTGGCGGACCTGCCCGATCAGCTGACCGTCGTATGA